A genome region from Flavobacterium sp. includes the following:
- a CDS encoding SulP family inorganic anion transporter, whose product MKKAFQLFDFTQKVNYKNEILAGLTVAMTMIPESLSFAILAGFPPLVGLYAAFIAGLVTAIFGGRPGMISGGAGATVIVLIALMKSHGIEYVFAAVALGGVVQICIGLFKLGKFIRLVPQPVMFGFVNGLAVVIFMSQLEQFKTIINGQVSWLQGTSLYIMLGLVALTVAIVLIFPKITKTVPASLVAIMVVFALVIIFNIETKTVEDIASVQGGFPPFHIPNIPISFETLKIIFPYSVIVAAVGLTEGLLTLNLVDEITGTRGNSNRECIAQGSSNILNGFFYGMGGCPMIAQTLVNLGAGSRARLSGIIAALTILVIILFGAPVIGKLPMAALVGVMMMVAITTFEWASFRIINKMPRHDIFVGILVALITIVLHNLALAVLIGVIISALVFAWESAKRIRARNFIDENGVKHYEIYGPLFFGSVTTFLEKFDAQNDPDHVIIDFKESRVSDMSAIEALNNLTKKYRQENKIIELQYLSADCRQLLKNADAVINVNVIEDPTYIVS is encoded by the coding sequence ATGAAAAAAGCATTCCAACTCTTCGATTTTACCCAAAAGGTCAATTACAAAAATGAAATTTTAGCCGGATTAACCGTCGCCATGACGATGATTCCAGAATCTTTGTCGTTTGCTATTCTCGCTGGATTTCCACCTTTAGTTGGCTTATACGCCGCTTTTATTGCCGGGTTGGTTACAGCCATTTTTGGCGGAAGACCCGGAATGATTTCGGGCGGAGCAGGAGCAACTGTAATTGTTTTGATTGCCTTAATGAAGTCGCACGGAATTGAATATGTTTTTGCAGCCGTGGCTCTTGGTGGTGTTGTGCAAATTTGTATCGGACTTTTTAAACTCGGAAAATTTATTCGTTTAGTGCCGCAGCCTGTTATGTTTGGTTTCGTAAACGGATTGGCGGTGGTAATTTTCATGTCGCAGCTGGAACAGTTTAAAACCATAATAAACGGACAAGTTTCCTGGCTTCAGGGAACGTCTTTGTATATTATGCTGGGTTTGGTTGCTTTGACGGTTGCCATTGTTTTGATTTTTCCTAAAATTACAAAAACAGTTCCTGCTTCATTGGTGGCCATTATGGTGGTTTTTGCTTTGGTAATTATCTTTAATATAGAAACTAAAACGGTAGAAGATATTGCTTCTGTTCAGGGCGGATTTCCTCCGTTTCATATTCCAAATATTCCAATTTCTTTTGAAACGCTGAAAATAATTTTTCCTTATTCTGTAATTGTGGCCGCCGTTGGTTTGACTGAAGGTTTGCTTACGCTGAATTTAGTTGACGAAATTACCGGAACTCGCGGAAACAGCAATCGTGAATGTATTGCACAGGGAAGTTCGAATATTCTAAACGGATTTTTCTACGGAATGGGAGGCTGTCCAATGATTGCGCAGACTTTGGTAAACCTTGGCGCGGGTTCACGTGCAAGACTTTCGGGAATTATCGCGGCATTAACAATTTTAGTAATCATACTTTTTGGAGCGCCTGTAATTGGAAAATTACCAATGGCGGCTTTAGTAGGAGTAATGATGATGGTGGCGATTACTACTTTTGAATGGGCAAGTTTCAGAATTATTAATAAAATGCCCAGACACGATATTTTCGTTGGAATTTTGGTTGCTTTAATTACAATTGTATTGCATAATCTGGCTTTGGCGGTTTTAATTGGTGTGATTATTTCGGCTTTGGTTTTTGCCTGGGAAAGCGCCAAAAGAATTCGTGCCAGAAATTTTATTGATGAAAACGGCGTGAAACATTATGAAATTTACGGGCCTTTATTTTTTGGATCTGTAACTACTTTTCTGGAGAAATTTGATGCGCAGAATGATCCTGATCATGTTATAATTGATTTTAAAGAAAGCCGTGTTTCTGATATGTCGGCAATAGAAGCTTTGAATAATTTGACAAAAAAATACCGTCAGGAAAACAAAATTATAGAACTGCAATACCTAAGTGCAGACTGCAGGCAATTGCTTAAAAATGCCGATGCCGTTATTAATGTCAATGTAATTGAAGATCCGACTTATATTGTAAGTTGA
- a CDS encoding LytTR family DNA-binding domain-containing protein, which yields MALTYRCLIIDDESPAHKALASHISKFDELEHSDSAFSGMEALKLLNANQYDIIFLDINMPVISGVELMELQPNRPLTIVTTAYSDFALSAYQNDAIDYLLKPISPDKFAKAIEKAKTYFSGNSLKKENNTDTKVLSYRLNGQNIDMPLCDIIYIESLGNYMKLYCTRFNLPHIVYGSLSSIASEIDSSSFVQVHRSYIVNVNKISAVTFKNLTMSNGEVIPVGRKYQILLDSFLK from the coding sequence ATGGCACTTACCTACCGCTGTCTTATAATCGACGATGAATCGCCGGCACATAAAGCGCTGGCTTCGCATATTTCAAAATTTGATGAACTGGAGCATTCCGACAGTGCTTTCAGCGGAATGGAAGCGCTCAAACTGCTTAATGCCAACCAATATGATATTATTTTTCTGGACATTAATATGCCTGTTATTTCCGGTGTCGAATTAATGGAACTCCAACCCAACCGACCGCTCACGATTGTAACAACGGCTTATTCTGATTTTGCACTTTCAGCCTACCAAAACGATGCGATTGATTATCTGCTAAAACCCATTTCACCTGATAAATTTGCTAAAGCGATTGAAAAAGCTAAAACGTATTTCTCCGGAAATAGCCTGAAAAAAGAAAACAATACTGATACCAAAGTTCTTTCGTACCGCTTAAACGGACAAAATATTGATATGCCGCTGTGTGACATTATTTATATCGAAAGTCTGGGCAATTATATGAAACTCTATTGTACCAGGTTCAATTTGCCTCATATTGTCTATGGTTCGCTTTCGAGCATAGCCTCAGAAATTGACAGTTCAAGTTTTGTTCAGGTTCATCGCTCTTATATTGTAAATGTCAACAAAATCTCTGCTGTTACGTTTAAAAACCTTACTATGTCTAACGGCGAAGTGATTCCTGTTGGGCGCAAATACCAGATTTTACTGGATAGTTTCCTGAAGTAA
- a CDS encoding energy transducer TonB encodes MKNLILLFTLIITTISFAQTENQVNREETRTADEKIEATSQIVNYDNEIFKAGSIEVNPDYPGGAEAINAYLKKKIKVSKEELEKQGSQKVFAQFVIEKNGRLSDIKILRSNSNELSEEFTKALKTMPKWNPGKQNNKIVRSSYILIYQPNS; translated from the coding sequence ATGAAAAACCTCATTTTATTATTCACATTGATAATTACCACAATTTCATTTGCACAAACTGAAAATCAAGTCAATAGAGAAGAAACAAGAACCGCTGACGAAAAAATTGAAGCCACTTCGCAAATAGTTAATTATGATAATGAAATATTTAAAGCAGGAAGTATTGAAGTCAATCCAGACTATCCGGGAGGTGCTGAAGCCATTAATGCTTACCTAAAAAAGAAAATTAAAGTGAGTAAAGAAGAACTTGAAAAACAAGGGTCTCAAAAAGTTTTTGCTCAATTTGTAATAGAAAAAAACGGACGTTTGAGCGATATCAAAATTCTAAGAAGCAACAGCAATGAATTATCAGAAGAATTTACCAAAGCTCTTAAAACTATGCCGAAATGGAATCCTGGAAAACAAAACAATAAAATTGTTAGAAGTTCTTATATTTTAATTTACCAGCCTAATAGTTAA
- a CDS encoding TMEM143 family protein: MTREHYIPFNKEFLLEQQIAAFAEDKQKVDDFKKLFDIIEHYYHYESFNLNRNLKQNYALYDPDLSEKERENFISKSDFSVFKETLLAVLERGNYYRIDQSTLKEAFRESDLIGLNLAIDFNAFKDYELYARGHHKTKEKVRKYYFWKKKVEIEYYDRVLIYLNYSDADYLTKKKVKLGKMPIDPGSIALKIFKRVPKNDLETIFPNAVPKMSLKDKLLLWVPGLFGGLSLLSAKVIPALINMYDAYQTGETIDLLNSKTFLNQGLIALGILAAYCFRQYNNFINKKIRYSKMLSDSLYFKNIGNNSGAFYSLLNSSEEEALKETILAYSFLNKSQNPLTASELDLQIESWFSSKLKTELDFDVNDALLKLKSIGLGIETNGKWTVIPVNEALIKIDELWDNVFDYNVTKKI; encoded by the coding sequence ATGACACGAGAACATTATATTCCCTTTAATAAGGAATTCTTACTCGAGCAACAAATTGCAGCTTTCGCCGAAGACAAACAAAAGGTTGATGATTTTAAAAAACTATTCGATATAATCGAACATTATTATCATTATGAATCTTTTAACCTAAATCGAAACCTAAAACAAAACTACGCCTTATACGATCCGGATTTAAGCGAAAAGGAACGTGAAAACTTCATTTCTAAAAGTGATTTTTCTGTTTTTAAAGAAACACTCCTTGCTGTTTTAGAACGTGGAAATTATTACAGAATTGACCAAAGTACTTTAAAAGAAGCCTTTCGCGAATCTGATTTAATAGGCCTAAACCTTGCCATTGATTTTAATGCTTTTAAAGATTATGAACTGTATGCGCGCGGCCATCATAAAACAAAAGAAAAAGTCAGAAAATATTATTTCTGGAAGAAAAAAGTTGAAATAGAATATTACGATCGCGTCCTTATCTATCTTAATTACAGCGATGCCGATTATTTAACCAAAAAGAAAGTAAAACTTGGTAAAATGCCGATTGATCCGGGATCGATCGCTTTAAAAATCTTTAAGCGGGTTCCTAAAAACGATCTTGAAACTATTTTTCCAAACGCAGTTCCTAAAATGTCTTTAAAAGACAAACTGCTACTTTGGGTTCCGGGACTTTTTGGTGGTCTTTCGTTATTAAGTGCCAAAGTAATTCCGGCTTTAATTAATATGTACGATGCCTATCAAACAGGTGAAACTATCGATTTATTAAACAGTAAAACGTTTTTAAATCAAGGATTAATCGCGTTAGGAATTTTAGCAGCGTATTGTTTTAGACAATACAACAATTTTATAAATAAGAAAATCAGATATTCTAAAATGCTTTCAGACAGTTTGTATTTTAAAAACATCGGAAACAACAGCGGTGCCTTTTATTCTCTTTTAAATTCATCCGAAGAAGAAGCTTTAAAAGAAACTATTTTGGCATATTCATTTTTAAACAAAAGTCAAAACCCGCTGACGGCTTCTGAATTAGATCTACAAATCGAATCCTGGTTTAGTTCGAAGTTAAAAACTGAATTGGATTTTGATGTAAATGATGCTTTACTAAAACTAAAAAGCATTGGCCTCGGAATTGAAACTAACGGAAAATGGACCGTTATTCCCGTAAACGAAGCGCTCATTAAAATTGACGAATTGTGGGATAATGTTTTTGATTATAATGTGACTAAAAAAATCTAA
- a CDS encoding ectonucleotide pyrophosphatase/phosphodiesterase, with protein MKKPFTALLSLFFLLLSFILQAQSSKENYVVLVSMDGFRWDYQKQFNLQNLKQIAKEGVHAKSMKPSYPTKTFPNHYSIVTGLYPDHHGIINNVFYDAALNQSFSLSSNAKNDSRFYGGNPIWNLAEQQGVKAGSFFWPGSDIDKRNPSYFKNYDNKIPYGARIDTILKWLQLPEKQRPHLVTLYFDEPDHTGHNFGPLSPENKKMVIKMDSIMGELSRKLDQLPIGKQINLIIVSDHGMADISNDKKVAVLDYLKPEWLGYKDVINPIMSLQAKSGYQDSIFNALRKVPHIKFWKSTEIPKRLHFGTNPRVHDFVIEADKGWSLVSKESQNIKGGTHGYDNKNKDMHAIFYAKGPAFKVDKTVRTFPNVSVYPLIAHILGLQIDQIDGKLNDVKSMLVN; from the coding sequence ATGAAAAAGCCTTTTACCGCTCTCCTATCTTTATTTTTTCTTTTACTTTCCTTTATTTTACAAGCACAATCCAGCAAAGAAAATTATGTTGTTTTGGTTTCAATGGACGGTTTTCGCTGGGATTATCAAAAGCAGTTTAACCTTCAGAATTTAAAGCAAATTGCAAAAGAAGGTGTTCATGCAAAGTCAATGAAACCATCTTATCCAACTAAAACTTTTCCAAATCATTATTCGATTGTAACAGGACTTTATCCGGATCATCACGGAATCATTAATAATGTTTTTTATGATGCTGCTTTAAATCAATCATTTTCATTATCATCAAATGCAAAAAATGATTCGAGATTTTATGGCGGAAATCCAATTTGGAATCTGGCAGAACAGCAAGGTGTAAAAGCAGGTTCTTTCTTTTGGCCAGGTTCTGATATTGATAAAAGAAATCCAAGTTATTTTAAAAATTACGATAACAAAATTCCTTATGGGGCAAGAATCGATACTATTTTAAAATGGTTACAGCTTCCAGAAAAGCAGCGTCCGCATTTAGTGACTTTATATTTTGATGAACCTGATCATACCGGACATAATTTTGGTCCGCTTTCGCCAGAAAACAAAAAAATGGTTATTAAAATGGATTCTATTATGGGAGAATTATCCAGAAAACTAGATCAATTGCCTATCGGAAAACAAATCAATTTAATTATTGTTTCAGATCACGGAATGGCCGATATTTCTAATGATAAAAAAGTTGCTGTTCTTGATTACCTAAAACCAGAATGGCTGGGTTATAAAGATGTAATTAACCCTATTATGAGTCTTCAGGCAAAATCCGGTTATCAGGATTCTATTTTTAATGCTTTAAGAAAAGTTCCTCATATTAAATTCTGGAAATCAACCGAAATTCCTAAGAGACTACATTTCGGGACCAATCCGCGTGTTCATGATTTTGTTATTGAAGCAGATAAAGGATGGAGTTTAGTGAGTAAAGAATCCCAAAATATTAAAGGCGGAACACACGGCTATGACAATAAGAATAAAGATATGCACGCCATTTTTTATGCTAAAGGTCCTGCCTTTAAAGTAGATAAAACAGTTAGAACCTTTCCAAATGTTTCTGTTTATCCTTTAATTGCTCATATTTTAGGTCTGCAAATTGATCAGATTGATGGAAAGTTGAATGATGTAAAATCGATGTTGGTGAATTAG
- a CDS encoding histidine kinase has translation MFFYFIHVVITKKIMDADKDIMNFKSEVSFLKQQLNPHFLLNAMNNLYGEALSEPDKVPDRILNLSDMLRYQIEATKKDYVLVEEEIAFVKKYIEYYTFRNNRLNVTQNFNGNFDEIEIPPLFFLPLVENAVKFSSETAEPFIIIDLEVKSRNLTFTIKNNFIDSGSRLSSTGIGIENLKRRLEVYRLRHDLSCKKEKNMFVVKLSIWHLPTAVL, from the coding sequence ATGTTTTTTTATTTTATTCATGTTGTGATTACCAAAAAAATCATGGATGCTGATAAAGACATTATGAATTTCAAGTCTGAAGTTTCGTTTTTAAAGCAGCAGCTCAATCCACATTTTTTACTGAATGCCATGAATAATCTTTATGGAGAAGCCTTGTCTGAACCAGATAAAGTACCTGACCGAATCCTGAATCTTTCTGATATGCTGCGCTACCAAATCGAGGCCACAAAAAAAGATTATGTTTTGGTTGAAGAAGAAATTGCTTTCGTGAAAAAATATATTGAATATTATACCTTTAGAAACAATCGCTTAAATGTGACCCAAAATTTTAACGGCAATTTTGATGAAATAGAGATTCCGCCTTTGTTCTTTTTGCCTTTGGTAGAAAATGCGGTAAAATTCTCTTCTGAAACGGCAGAGCCTTTTATTATAATAGATTTAGAAGTAAAATCCCGAAATTTGACTTTTACAATAAAAAACAATTTTATCGATTCGGGATCACGACTTTCGAGTACGGGAATTGGAATTGAAAACTTAAAAAGACGTTTAGAAGTTTACCGTTTAAGACATGACTTAAGCTGTAAAAAAGAGAAAAATATGTTTGTTGTAAAATTAAGTATATGGCACTTACCTACCGCTGTCTTATAA
- a CDS encoding S8 family serine peptidase yields the protein MERYKVIVPKLNVRKAPVADFNDKSNIITTVSDGLVLDLEEYHNVPNPGLGKWYTDGKGQFYSGLGLVGEDLKVNKLVSLKYPWWIDNNLYSIPELWKENEKTKVTIALLDTGISEHEDFNFNNIIGYNYLDNSANYKTDINGHGTHLAGIMIAQGKKTYGVAPNANLFVAKVCDDSGTPNIKAVKNALLDIYNSKNGASGISIINMSFGLKTINEDEYKIKLEIESLLRQIYIEKKIILISSSGKIDDKKDSFPSTLNECISVGCLNSKFERHPFSRITKTLDIMAPGDEILSSNGINNVKKDSGTSQAAAYISSVCALILQRQKILITDPEFVKKSLFASAYSNSFPLEEYGHGIVNPNKFYTDLKN from the coding sequence ATGGAACGATATAAAGTAATAGTACCCAAACTTAATGTACGTAAAGCCCCTGTAGCTGATTTTAATGATAAAAGTAACATTATCACTACTGTTAGTGACGGATTAGTTCTTGACTTAGAAGAATATCATAATGTTCCTAATCCAGGTTTAGGAAAATGGTATACGGATGGGAAGGGGCAATTTTATAGTGGATTAGGGCTGGTAGGAGAAGATCTAAAAGTAAATAAACTTGTATCACTTAAATATCCTTGGTGGATAGATAACAATCTATACTCTATCCCTGAATTATGGAAAGAAAACGAAAAAACAAAAGTAACAATTGCACTGCTAGATACTGGAATTAGCGAACATGAAGACTTTAACTTCAACAATATTATTGGCTATAATTACTTGGATAATTCAGCTAATTATAAAACAGATATTAATGGACATGGTACACATCTCGCTGGTATTATGATAGCCCAAGGCAAAAAAACATATGGAGTAGCACCTAATGCTAATTTATTTGTTGCAAAAGTATGTGATGATTCGGGAACGCCAAATATAAAAGCTGTTAAAAATGCTTTATTAGACATTTATAACTCTAAAAATGGAGCTAGTGGCATTTCAATAATTAATATGAGTTTTGGCTTAAAAACAATAAATGAAGATGAATATAAAATAAAGTTAGAAATAGAAAGCCTATTAAGGCAAATATATATTGAAAAAAAAATCATCTTAATTTCTTCAAGTGGAAAAATTGATGATAAAAAAGATTCTTTCCCATCAACACTGAATGAATGTATATCAGTAGGTTGTTTAAATTCAAAATTTGAAAGACATCCATTTTCTAGAATTACAAAAACCTTAGACATAATGGCTCCAGGAGATGAAATACTATCTTCAAATGGTATAAACAATGTAAAAAAGGACTCTGGAACAAGTCAAGCCGCAGCTTATATTAGCTCAGTATGCGCATTAATATTACAAAGACAGAAAATCTTAATTACAGATCCTGAATTTGTTAAAAAAAGTCTTTTTGCCTCAGCTTATTCAAATTCATTCCCATTAGAAGAATATGGACACGGAATTGTAAATCCTAATAAATTTTATACTGATCTAAAAAACTAA
- a CDS encoding oxidoreductase, translating to MDNKKVWFITGASKGIGLELAKKLLAEGYKVAATSRSEASLIKELGTTSDNFLPLEMDLVDEKSVKNAIDKTINHFKTIDVLVNNAGYGLLGTLEELTDKEARKNYEVNVFGLLNVIRNTMPILRANKSGHIFNISSVGGYYGEFPGWGIYCSTKFAVAGLTESLSAEVKPFGIHATIVYPGYFRTDFLKDSSLLLPENPIAEYKNVRESESAHKEDINGNQPGDPVKLAEALIKAAEDQNPPLHLFLGEDAFNMANQKIASVQSELGQWKEVSVSTGF from the coding sequence ATGGACAATAAAAAAGTTTGGTTTATCACAGGTGCTTCAAAAGGCATCGGATTAGAATTGGCTAAAAAATTATTAGCAGAAGGTTATAAAGTCGCTGCAACTTCAAGAAGTGAAGCTTCTTTAATTAAAGAATTAGGAACTACATCAGACAATTTTCTTCCTCTAGAAATGGATTTGGTTGACGAAAAAAGCGTGAAAAATGCTATCGACAAAACTATAAATCATTTTAAAACAATTGATGTTTTGGTTAATAATGCTGGCTACGGATTATTAGGAACGCTTGAAGAATTAACAGATAAAGAAGCCAGAAAAAATTACGAAGTAAATGTTTTTGGATTATTAAATGTAATTAGAAATACAATGCCAATTCTACGTGCAAACAAGTCTGGGCATATTTTTAATATTTCTTCTGTTGGAGGTTATTATGGAGAATTTCCGGGCTGGGGAATTTATTGTTCTACAAAATTTGCCGTAGCAGGATTGACAGAATCTTTATCTGCAGAAGTTAAACCTTTTGGAATTCACGCAACTATCGTTTATCCGGGTTATTTCAGAACAGATTTCTTAAAAGATAGTTCTTTATTGCTTCCGGAAAATCCAATTGCAGAATATAAAAACGTAAGAGAGTCTGAAAGCGCTCACAAAGAAGATATTAACGGAAATCAGCCGGGAGATCCAGTAAAATTAGCAGAAGCTTTGATTAAAGCTGCTGAAGATCAAAATCCACCATTGCATTTGTTTTTAGGTGAAGATGCCTTTAATATGGCAAACCAAAAAATAGCAAGTGTTCAAAGTGAATTGGGACAATGGAAAGAAGTTTCTGTTTCAACTGGTTTTTAA
- a CDS encoding helix-turn-helix transcriptional regulator, which produces MKLTETLEDFYTIKVNGMPENLKKEIGHFNVFKLDDFVGSICKPFPYTRKDFYKISLIIGKNKVHYADKIAVIEDQALFFANPQIPYNWEQVDENQTGFFCIFTDAFFSQYGNLKEYPLFQPGGNPIVPISMELAESLKTVYLRMFDEINSDYAFKYDVLRNLVFEIIHLALKTQTVTTSLYSKSNATIRISSLFLELLERQFPIESITQQINFRSPSEYANQLNVHVNHLNKALKETTGKTTSQIISERIVQEAMILLKQTNWNINEIAWCLGFEELSHFINFFKKNVQVSPKNYRLAEIV; this is translated from the coding sequence ATGAAACTCACAGAAACCTTAGAAGATTTTTACACGATCAAAGTAAACGGAATGCCCGAGAATCTTAAAAAAGAAATCGGACATTTTAATGTTTTTAAATTAGATGATTTCGTTGGAAGTATCTGCAAGCCATTTCCATACACCAGAAAAGACTTTTATAAAATAAGTTTGATCATCGGAAAAAACAAAGTGCATTACGCAGATAAGATTGCCGTTATTGAAGATCAGGCTTTGTTTTTTGCTAATCCGCAGATTCCTTATAATTGGGAACAAGTTGATGAAAATCAAACGGGATTTTTCTGCATTTTTACCGATGCTTTTTTTAGTCAGTACGGAAATTTAAAAGAATATCCATTATTTCAGCCGGGCGGAAATCCGATTGTTCCGATTTCTATGGAACTGGCAGAATCTCTAAAAACGGTTTATTTAAGAATGTTTGATGAAATCAATTCTGATTATGCTTTTAAATATGATGTGCTTCGAAATCTGGTTTTTGAAATTATTCATCTTGCGCTAAAAACGCAGACTGTAACTACTTCATTATACAGTAAATCAAACGCTACAATTCGAATTTCATCTTTGTTTTTAGAATTATTAGAAAGACAATTTCCAATTGAATCCATAACACAGCAAATTAATTTTCGTTCGCCTTCAGAATATGCAAATCAGTTAAATGTACATGTGAATCATTTGAATAAAGCTTTAAAAGAAACAACAGGAAAAACCACTTCGCAGATTATTTCTGAAAGAATTGTTCAGGAAGCGATGATTCTTTTAAAACAAACCAATTGGAATATTAACGAAATAGCCTGGTGTTTAGGTTTTGAAGAATTGTCTCATTTTATCAATTTCTTCAAGAAAAATGTTCAGGTTTCGCCTAAAAACTATCGTTTGGCAGAAATTGTTTGA